The proteins below are encoded in one region of Ananas comosus cultivar F153 unplaced genomic scaffold, ASM154086v1, whole genome shotgun sequence:
- the LOC109706293 gene encoding uncharacterized protein LOC109706293 — MRGVKRFGVRKKLSPRFVGPFEILERVGVVAYRVALPPRLAGVYDVFHVSNLRKYVYDPEHVLSYIPTELQMDMTYEEFPAYIVDREVRKLRSREIPYVKIYWSEHGDREETWELEDMMKERYPHLFEELR; from the coding sequence atgcgtGGTGTTAAGCGGTTTGGTGTCCGGAAaaagttaagtccccgattTGTCGGACCCTTCGAGATCTTAGAAAGGGTTGGCGTGGTGGCCTACAGAGTAGCCTTACCGCCGAGGCTTGCGGGGGTGTACGATGTGTTCCATGTAtctaatctccgcaagtatgtttaCGATCCGGAGCAtgttctctcgtatataccgacaGAACTTCAAATGGACATGACCTACGAAGAGTTCCCGGCGTACATTGTTGATCGGGAGGTACGAAAGCTACGGAGTCGAGAAATTCCATATGTTAAGATCTATTGGAGCGAACACGGCGATCGAGAAGAgacgtgggagcttgaggacaTGATGAAGGAGCGTTATCCTCATCTTTTCGAGGAACTAAGATGA